Within the Oryzias melastigma strain HK-1 linkage group LG8, ASM292280v2, whole genome shotgun sequence genome, the region ctctctcctgctagcttacagttattattggagctatccacctgtacagttttgagtcaaatgatagaaattaggaaattaggaaaacaaagacgttcatggatctatttgtttgcaaatggatgtatcagaatggagcagagcctTGCTTGGCGTTGAAAGTCTTACGTCACAGTTACaggttttttcaaactgcatttttttgtttgctactAATTCACCaggatttgaatcaagaaataatcagaaatactattttattcttaattttctttagatatgtcctccattgttacaaaaatgctacaagaacatgttaaaaacactaaaaacgtCATTGAAGTAACTGTAAGATCAATGTCACTTCATCTTTGTCTGAATCTTTTAGTATAAAATAGATGGTTTTGTAGGGAGTGAGACTTTAcagcagcaaaaataaacatttcttttcttgattttaCAGGAATTCAAGATGAATTTGACTCCAGACAACACAGATATTCATTTATGGTCATCTTACTTTTCAAATATGCTTAAGATTTGCTATTTTTTGGCGATTGTAAGGACAAGAATTGAGCAGAACATATCAGTGTATAATTTGTGTTATAAACTTTTTGTATGGTTACTCTACCAGTGATAGATCTTTGAGTTTGCATCCGATGAGGCCACGTTAGCCTAGATGTCAGACTCTCTTCCTCCCCTTCAGGACAAGGTGGGGGGTCACCTCCCATCACCAGGCCAAGTGGCACGGCCCCCACCCACTGCTTGGACCGGACACACTGCAGACAGTCCATAATCCAGCGGGCATCCCTCCACACCACCTCTAGACGCTATAGAACCGAGAATGATAGAAAAGCATGTCAATCACTAGTTTTCTTTGGAAATAAGTACTTTTTTCCTAATAGATCTGAAAGTGTGCTTACTCGAGACAGATCTGTCACGTTGTTGAGCTGCTCTCGAGCCTCCTGCACTTCCTTAGTGTCCAGCGCCTCGCGCAGCGCCTGCTGAGCCAGGTGAGTGTCCAGCTCCAGCCTCACCCAGGCCTGGCAGTACTGGCAGAGGAAATCCCGCTCGTAGGTCCAGAAGTGAACTGGTTAATGAGTCAGAAAATCATCAAAGGACGAGACAAAGCCCCAGAACTCATTAATGCTCTTTAATTGCACATTTAGTGAGAGAAATGTCAGAGTAGcccaatttaaaaagaaaataaaatcctcaCTGTGGATTAAAACAGTGGATCAGTGTTGCaggaaacacagaaaaagaactGTTTCCCCTTCTGCTTATCATTTAAAATGGCTAAGATTTTATACTTAGATTTCATTTGGTGTGCTTtcaaaactaattattttaattagtgaTATGAGGAGATGGCTGTTGCTTTTTTCTCCTGTAATAATGACTTTCAAACATGAAAAGAGATATTTCAACTGTCGTAGAGGTTCAGAGGAGCCCCACAGAGGAGCCAAACACAGCGTAATTACACTTCCCCTCTTACCCAGCTCAAAGATCTGAAGAGGCATGGTGAGGCCGGGCTCCTTGGTCCCCACTAGAGGCCAATAACTCGAGCTGAAGTCCTCACTGGGAGGCAGGAGCAGCAGCATGGACAACTTTTCATCAAACTGCAGCAGCTCCCGGGTGTAAACGCCATACTGATACGCCTGCCAGCAAACCAGCAAAAAGAGCATTACAAACATGGAGGAATGTGGAATTCAAATTCTTCGGCTTACACAGATGTCTGGGCTTTCTTTACCCTGTAGAGGGGGATGTTGAGCTTCGTCAGGAGATGCGTGACGGCTGATCTCAGAGACCTGACGAAATCCATCAGAACGCCGTTCTCCGTCAAGCTCTCCTCCTCGCCGCTCAACAGGTTCTGAACGCCACCGTTCTGTGCTGTGTAAACATGACTCTGGAGCCACGCCCACTCCTCTCTGTCACACATGGGATGAAAAAACACAAGCCAACATTTTGGACCTCAATTCTGGAATTTTATTAATTAGAAGGTTGCATGTTCATttcctaatttttcaaaatgtcaggACTCATCTGTGTGTGCATAGGACTGTAAGGCACTTTCAACATGTTCATAATAATTACACACCATTTATTCAACAAGTATCACATTTTGATTATGATTTGGCTCTAATATAGGAGTCATTAGAGGGCTTTAATTTGTTACCTGGTCACGTGGGCGTTGTGTCTGACTCGCGTGTGGCAGAGTAGATTAGGTAACCTCTGAGGCACCAGCACTCTGATCTGCTCTACTGAGCTGCACAGCTTCAAGATGCCCACATACAGACCAGGAGGAGCCCACTGGATGCTGTGCCTGTGGAAGGACAGTTTGTCCTGGGGAGCACAGAGAAAAACAGTTACAGTAGATCTTAAAAGTTCTGTTTATGTCGTCGGGTTGCAACACAACGGGTTGACGAGTGTTCGTCACCTTGAGCTGCTCATACAGCATGTCCATGGCGGTGGGCTCGGGCAGCAGAGGAGTTCTGCTGCGGTTCTTTTCCAGGTGAGACAGAGGTGTCCAATGAAGTGGGGGATTAGGGGCactaaagcagcaaaaaaatattgtcactCATCCGTGTGTGCTTTCCAAGAACAGACACATCAAGTGATTAAGTAACAAGCAGGGGAGTGTGGTAGGAGGGGAGAATATGAAATCTGGGAGATTGTATTAATAATTTAAGGGCCGTGACAGAAAGCAACTAAATAATCAGcttatgaaaatgtaaacacttCAGTGAGTGAAAGTTTCAAACTTTTGCATGTAAAATTTAATGCTAAGACAAAGTGAATCCATGTACCAACGTCTGCAAAGCCACACAGGTCTTTCTGACAAGTTTCAAGAGGGATACTGTGACAGGACTCGAACTTGAGGAAACGTAATTCCTGTTGGAAATTCTGCTGTTCCATTTTACGGGAAAGTGGAAGTGTTCAGAATGCACAGCAGCTCAGCCACAAAGCAGAGACCGCATCAACGTCTCAGAGAGGAATCAGCCGCTCAGTCAAAACCCATTTGAAACTGAATCTGAAAGTTTTCAAGCTTCTCCTGCAgcatgaaaaacatttgtttataataACACAGATCTtatatggattaaaaaaaaaagggaaaacttgTGGAAAACACCTCAAGAAACATTGACTTGTTATTGAAAAGCAGAAAGTCTTATGTACAGGATTCCTAACCCTCATGTCTAAAATAGTTTTGGGTTCATATTTGACTTTTCCAGCACAACAATgaagatattttaaatatatatatatattttccataaaaatgaatgtctgtGTCATtctaaaatactaaatttgaaTTAGGAGTGAGATAAGCTTTCACTAAAATAATCTATAACTAAGGCTTTGATCTATTTAATGGAAGTTTCCCccattattttcagtttttgaccTGTAGAAACCCTAAAGATTTTGAGCTCAGTGTCCTTCTTTAATGTTATATTTCCAATACTAATCTAAAGGTCAAAATCTGGGTTGCTGTGTCTGACAGGGAATCTTTGGATGTAGCATCTTCTTCCACAGGCCGTCTGAATCTGTGATTGCCCAATAAGGCCATCGGGTTTGTGAACACCTCCCCTGTGCTCTTTAAAAAGACCACAACTTCTTGTATTTATAAAGATACTCAGTAAGTGTGTTTTTAGTTGTAAAAGGACACAAAAAGGTTATCTGTACCCCGCAGCAGCTGACAGTTAGAGTTCTCAGACACGAATGTGTCTGTGAAAGTTTGGTTTCTGTGATCTACTTCACAGAGAACAGTTTCATGaacaaaataaagctgaatttgctttaaagctattttttgaATCAAGAAGTGTTAGATGTGGCCAGGAGTccgctggaaaaaaaagcatttgtgtCCAGTGTTGGGGTAATGGATTACAAAGTAAtgaattactgtaatttaattacttttttcagtAATGGAGgaatgtaataaattacagttcaaatttcggtaataaattacaattacagGACTGTGGAAACCCTCGTTACTTACGTTGTGTAGGCTCTGACATATGACATGCTCAGAGCTTGTTCCTGAGCTACCAGGCTGAATGCCtcaaaaatggactaaaaatgCATCCTCCTCTAGTTACCATAAAAATCCAGacataaatgcagaaaatcTATTACAACCAGGCTGTAGATTAGTTCATCTTTGGGAAATCGCCATCCTCTGAGACCTGTCTGCTGCTTTTGTGAGCTTTGCATCTGTGTTTACAACAATCATTGTGTACACAGACTTTGCTTGTCTGTTGTTCTGTGCATAGAGATAGGAATGGGTCACACCTATAAACAGTAAGCCAAATAAAGACTGTCGTCCAATCAAAAGAGACCTGGCATTAGCAGGATGGGGCACCCCACTATAGAGCCTGTCACGGACATTTTTTCTCACCTGGGAGGGTTTGGAAATCCCTTTAGAGTCACTAGTAGTATGTTTCCCTGTCTGTCTTTTAGTGGCTCGTAGTACAACTGGCCCAGGTCCATCGTTCCAAGCGAACTCTGACGGCAGAAcaagaatgaatgaaagaatgaatacttttttaatcccaaaaatTAGAATTTAGTTTGCTAAGATGACAACACAAAAGCAGATTAAAACCTGGTAaagattaaaagacaaaaagcataattacaaaacaaaaaggataCAAATAAACCACAACTCTACTATTTAGTAGAAGGTCAAACAAGAATGACTGTCATTTGTAgccaataaaataataacacaaaaaaatgtgtcattttctaagatgTAGAATCAGTAAAGCACCAGGAGTTCATCAGACATTTGCCAGAGTTGTGAGCGAGACTGTTGATGCAGAAAAAGTCTtcccttatttcccatcattcctttgcttacactctctcctgctagcttacagtgcTAGCATACAGGGCTAGCTTACATcacctcacaacctcaacctaatattacaggtgcaacaaaaatggcgagcaataataaagctatccagccgtacagttttgagccagatgtaaTCTCAGacgagaaaataaaaacatgcatggatctagtcgtctacaagcagatgcatcggaatgaagaggagcagggagcttctaGCCCCGCCGATTGTAGATTTTATGTagcaactacaagctttttcaaacaacagtttttcatttgctcctgattcataacaattggaaaaaagaaatccagTAATTTTCTgccttccatcatgagaaaaatgctacaagaacatgttgattggagtgggtctttatttgtttgtttttttaattaaaaaaaagatgaaaacattgttctgattttgtactacctttattttaccagaaaaGATATCTTGATGGGATTTATATCTACTAAAACATCTGTGTTTGCTTAATTCTTGTTGTTTTCCTAAAATCAATATCAAATTCTTTGTATTCTTTAACAAAGTTttcaaaagacagaaaaaggctGGAAGCCTTATTTAGAAGCCAGCTTATCTCTACAGCAAAGACTCACAAGAGGAGTGTCAACTGAGAATTTCTGCAAAATGCAAGACAGTTTGACATGTCTGCAGTCTGCTGTGAATATAGCAAATGAAAGTAGAGATAAGAGGTTAGCCGGTCAGACAAAAATAGCTTTAGAATCACAATAAAAAGCCACATTAACTTATAAACTCTGAGTAAACGAGCTGATTAAATCAGACAAATAGGAAATATGTTGGTGGAGTGGAAGGGATGTAAAGAGGTCATTTAAATAGCAATTACTTCATTCTGGAGCTATTTATCATGGACATAAGCGGATTAACTTCCTACCTGCAGCTGAGaaacagcttttaaaatgttgtgccTGTTTTGAAGAAGGGAGGATGGAGATGAGTGAGCGGTGGAGAGAGCCTGCTGGAGCCAGGGCACCTGCTGCCACGCACAGGACAACTGCAAGAGTTCATCAAGTTCAGCATCCATTCTCACTCGTGGTGACAGACAATTGCAACACTTTAAAGTAGGTCACCAGCAGGGTGTGTGGAGAACTAGAATGTGTCAATGACAGCTCACCTTGGCAAACCAAAGGAAGTCTTGAGTGATGGAGGTGGAGCAGCACTGGATCTCCACCAGCGGGATCTGATCTTCAGCTGTCACCAAGACGTTGTCTTTGTGGTAGAATACTGTCGCCAAATATACACCCCTGAAGAGATCAGTGTAAGACACACCCAACAGTTTGAGAGAAAAATTTGTCAGATTTCCACTCTCAAAATAGTCTTTGATCCCTCCAGAAAAGGACTTTTAAGGCAGCAGCAAAATCCCAAAATGCTTTGCTTTAGttaacattttctctgtttgttcaAATGATGTTTGTCATTGTCGGAGCTTCTGATAAATAGCTGCAGGAAGAGGCATTTCCCAGTCACTTGCCGTTCGCAATGGTacactgatttcagcaatcatcTTCCTCAAAAATGTCTCCACATTCATCTCGAAGACGCAGCAACTCTTATGTGACTAATGTTCTATTCAAAACTGATACCAAAAAGCCAGGGTTCTGGCGGGCACTTTGTTGTGCTCGCTGCTACATTTGCGTCACATTTAATCTCCTTTTCTTGATAACCTCAAGGAGCGATAGAACAGGAAAGACAGATGAGAGTTACCTTTGTAGGAGACGAACAAACTTGGTGGCAGACTGAAACAGCTGTTTGATGCCTCGTGAAACTGACAGCCGCTTGCCGGGACTCTGGGGCTTTGAGATCTCTGtggaatagaagagaggaggaacaaaaaaaaaaaaactctttatctGGCTAAATGCACTCAGTATTAGAACTGCAGGAAAGTGTTGAAGTGGTTTTAGCTGCTTTAGAAACAAACCCTAGATGTACATTTGCAGGAACGAACAACATATGTACAATCTTTTGTTACCCATGCAATATCCTCTGTACTGTGACTCTTTGGCATCTTCCAGCAGTTTTCTCACGAGGCCCTCATGGTTCCTGAACTGTGACTTCACACCGACACACTCCCTCCAGCCTGCACAGGCAGAGAGAGTCACAAATCAACGCTGtga harbors:
- the LOC112146935 gene encoding ankyrin repeat and fibronectin type-III domain-containing protein 1, coding for MSMRNPPQRRRSLGPVSPKRIYRNLSVRLRGGESSVSEEVDVPKRSSKPAEAYKTLWEAVENEDTLSVQSLLSRDHSGCGGGGSLWERGERREKEWEKEKEVNRVSDQGLVPLDVAALTHNSPLLHVLTRAGARHNPILIRPVEWSLKLDALVALASNRVEDWKAELVKKAGAGPQAQADAQRQVCLWKLRLQLYCRMRENFHHTEIPGPPSHVSILVTSTSSLCVIIKEPEGSTIGLITQYRVEWSTSSCFKRILGSAQITETKNPSYIIKGLTAGVHYFVRVSAYNVKGWGPPQCSAPVSAAPSSWRECVGVKSQFRNHEGLVRKLLEDAKESQYRGYCMEISKPQSPGKRLSVSRGIKQLFQSATKFVRLLQRGVYLATVFYHKDNVLVTAEDQIPLVEIQCCSTSITQDFLWFAKLSCAWQQVPWLQQALSTAHSSPSSLLQNRHNILKAVSQLQSSLGTMDLGQLYYEPLKDRQGNILLVTLKGFPNPPSAPNPPLHWTPLSHLEKNRSRTPLLPEPTAMDMLYEQLKDKLSFHRHSIQWAPPGLYVGILKLCSSVEQIRVLVPQRLPNLLCHTRVRHNAHVTREEWAWLQSHVYTAQNGGVQNLLSGEEESLTENGVLMDFVRSLRSAVTHLLTKLNIPLYRAYQYGVYTRELLQFDEKLSMLLLLPPSEDFSSSYWPLVGTKEPGLTMPLQIFELVHFWTYERDFLCQYCQAWVRLELDTHLAQQALREALDTKEVQEAREQLNNVTDLSRRLEVVWRDARWIMDCLQCVRSKQWVGAVPLGLVMGGDPPPCPEGEEESLTSRLTWPHRMQTQRSITDTSYGGTPRHMGVASEAGIPVVPGDSALVLMEGVVKGGYPVDTESGLERAAVPPLETGYALLDTQGGSYFPSSITEVLQPMEMAELVDILPALSLIEEEDDPTPSVMDVLESFGLEIGESNAPFNFGGSDLNGLTQSSLNNSSSLSETCSESAVLQEKNEADVYFPPEAAETQTPSKGTFPVRNQVEWDKPSNSSS